In the Chroococcidiopsis sp. TS-821 genome, TTGTGGTTAGAGGTGACACTGCTGGGATTATTACCGACAACCAGTACGCCTCAATCGTCGCTAGTTGCTACTCATCGCAATCTCAGCAATTCCCAAACTCCATCCCCAGTCAAAGACACTCCACAACCACAAACACCGCCACAACAAGAAGTCGTTGAAACCATCTCACCACCACCGCCGATTGTTCGCCAACATCCAGATGTTCGCACGGAGGAAGATAAAGCCGTTGAAATTCATACGGATGTTGACCTCGAGCAAGTTTGGCAACAAGTGCTGCAAAACTTACCTTTACCCAGTAAAGCACTGTTTAAAGAACACGGCAGCTTAGTTGCGATTCGCGAACAACAAGCGTCGATTGGAATTCGTTCGGCAAAGTTACTTAAAATTGCTCAAACTAAAGTAGCCGATTTGGAAACAGCATTTGGAAAATTATACGATCGCAAAGTAAAAGTACAACTTGAAGTTGCCACGACTCATCAGCCGCAGGCGAATTCTTCTCAGGAGGTCACACCGCCGCCTACCCGAAAGCCACCGGTAAATAGCGAGCCTGAAACAACTGCATCAGCATCGAGTGCGACGTCTACTTTAATTAAACGTGAACCTGCGATTGCACCCCAAACTCTTGCTGAAACACAATCCGAGTCTATTTCAACTCCTGAATCTCCTGAACCTGCAACCGACGATGTCGCGATCGCGGCGCAACGTTTAGCCGAGTTTTTTAAAGGCGAAGTTTTACAACTAGACGACGATCGCGTGTTTACCCAGCCAATAACAACAAGCAGCCTACCACCGCAGGCTGCTTCAGATTGGGATGATGTGGATGAAGATACTGCCGAATTTGACTTTTAATTATTGCCCTGATGAACAGTTTTCACCCATTTTAGCCGCTTTGGTCGCACGGACATACGTGCGGTTGTACTTGCCATCACCACCATCCAGTGGCACATGTACAAAGTACCGCGCAGCGTTTGTAAGAGGATAACAAACAATGCAGACCAAGTGAGCTTATCTTCAAGCGTGCGAATTCGCTTTAACCCCAAGAACATCCATATCATAAATATGGTGACAGTGAAGCTCGTGAGCGGCGTTAGTACAGGTAATCGGTTGCGGGCGATCGCCATCAGCAAATCAGGAACCTGCGCGATTGGAACGATGTACTGAATCAGCATAAACATCAGTAAATCGAATTTTTTGCCAGCACCGATGCGGCTTTTGAGAATTAACCGCCAGTAATCCAAATAGCGTTGATAACCACCTTCTGCCCAGCGGTTGCGTTGATGCCATAGCGCGATCGCACTCGTTACGCCTTCTTCTTCGACATAAGGATCGCTGACAAATTCAATTTCCCAATTGTCTAAGTGCAAGCGCAACGTCAAATCGAGATCGTCGGTAATCGTTTCTTCATTCCAACCGCCACAACGTTCCAGCGCCTGACGGCGAACAAATTGACCATTTCCGCGCAATTCACCAATACCGCCAAGGGCGACGCGTTGCTGCTGAACATAGCTATCGACAGCCATTTCTGCCATCTGTCCGCGAGTCCAAAAGTTCTCGTGGGAGTTGGCGATCGCTTTGCGTACCTGTACGGCTCCAACAGTGCGTTTTTGAAATAAGGGTAATACGCGCTGCAACAAATCAGGCGTGACTTGCGCGTCGGCGTCAAATACTGCCAAAATTTCACCTTTCGCTAAGGGTAAAACTTGGTTCAATGCCCCAGACTTACCACCGCTAGCTTTTGCCCCCCGTCGCAAAACTTTTAATTTATGGTAATTTTGCTGTAATTTTTCTAAAAGTGCGGGCGTTTGGTCGGTACTATTATCGTCAATCACCCAAACTTCGTAGCGGTCTACCGGATAATCAAGGCTGCAAAGTGTCTTGACTAAATTACCAATGACTGCTTCTTCATTTTTGGCAGCGACTAACAGCGAAACAGAAGGTAAATAATCGGCTTGCGCATTTTGGGTACGGGAACGAGCTAAAACCAACCGTAGGGTATGAATTCCCCACAAAGTTGTTAAACCTAGTACCAGCCAAAATCCAAAAGAAATTAAATGAAGGGCGATCGTGCCACTCCAAACTACGATGAAAACAACAGCCGCTTTGCGTCTGCGACCTTCGCCGCAAGTCTTGAGAGAGGTTGTTTGCAACGCCTCTAGCTCAGACTCGTCTTCTGATAACTCAGACAACAATGAGCCTAGCGCATCAAGTTCGCTATAAGAATCGTTCTCAGCCCAGGAATTCGCTGGCATAGTTTACTCGATCAACCACCAGTATTTATCTACGCACTTCTAAGAAGTAAGGTAACATCACGACAACAGCAGGGCTCAGAAGTCAAGATTAAAAGCTAAAAGAGGTAATGGAATTGCTCTTTTATCATGTCCTCAGTGTCCCTTCAATTGCCATAAAAGCGAGGTTTTTTGATGTAATTTCCCTAGCTTCAATAAAAGTAAGTGCAGCCCTATTGTATCCGACATTGACAGAAGCAAGCGAATAGTCTTCCTCAGAGTGCTTTATCTCAAGCCTATAACTGATAGTTGTGACAGACACTCATGTATTTGGGAATGCTAAGCATAGGTCACAATCTTTGAGCTATAGTCTTGATATGTCGATTGAGCAACTACAACCTGCTAGTCTACAAGAAGTCAGAGTTTATCAACCTTATTTTCAAGGCAATAAACGCAACACACTACCTTTAGCGATTAGCCTTTACAAGCAAGGAGTTCTTCAAGGACAGCGCAACATAGAAGGTGGTGATAGTATTCCGTTTGTGGCAACTTGGAACGTGTCTACACTACCTGCTGATTTAACGCGTTGCCGAATGCAGTTTGACGGTAAGGCAGACCTCAGTTATGAGGTGATGATGTCTAGCTCGGAACTCGTAGACTTTTTGATCGATACGATCTTACATTTCAAGCGTACGAACACTGTCGATTTTACTAAGGCTTTTTACCGAAAACTACTTCGATTTGACGATTGAGTTCGAAATCTTACGTCATTTTGTAACTTATAATTCCAATCTGTTACCCGTCTGCCCTCAAACTACAAGAACTGCTTATGAGTCTTATCAAATAGCAGGTTCCACCTAGAATAGAAAAATAATCAAGCCGCAGGCGGTGAAATGTTGAGTTTAGGGAGTGGGGACGTGCCGAATGCTAAGTACTTGCTGATCGGATCGATCGAGGCTTACAGCGGTAAGTCAGCGACAGTGCTGGGATTATCTGAACAGCTAAAGCATACAAAGCTCGATCTTGCCTATGGAAAACCGTTGGGTAATTGGGTGAATGACTCGGAGGAATCACCGATCGATGCAGATGTTCAATTTGTAAACCAAATCCTTCGGCTACCAGAAAACCGACTGTTGCCATCGCTTTTGACTTTGAATGAAACAACGATTCAAAAGCGCCTGTGCGGTGAGGATACGACTGATTATCAGCACTTAGCAGCGGTACAATATCAGCACTCAAAAGGAGATTTAGTCATTCTTGAAGGTCCAGGAAATTTAGAAGAAGGTAGTTTGTTTGGCTTAAGCTTACTCGAAGTTGCGAAGATCGTTGATGCTAAAGTCCTGCTTGTAACGCGCTATAAATCAGTTTTCTTGGTAGAAGCACTGTTAGCGGCGAAGCAGCGTTTAGGCGATCGCTTGATCGGTGTCTTGCTCAACGATATCGCCCCAGAACAAATGCAGACGGTGAATACCGAAGTCCGCGCGTTTTTAGAAAAGCAAGGTATTCCTGTATTAGGAACGCTGCCAAAAAATAACTTACTGCGTAGCGTCAGCGTCGCCGAACTTGTAGAGCATTTAAATGCTGAAGTCCTGTGTCGTCCGGATCGCCTAGATTTAATGGTAGAAAGTCTGGCAATTGGTGCGATGAATGTCAATGCGGCGCTGAAATATTTCCGCCGACGGCAAAATATGGCAGTAGTAACAGGCGGCGATCGCGTCGAAATTCAATTGGCTGCTTTAGAAAGTTCAACGCAATGTCTCATCCTCACAGGACAACTACCACCACCACCGTTTATCCTCGCCAAAGCTGAGGATCTGGAAATTCCTATTTTGTCGGTCGATCTCGATACACTCTCGACAGTGGAAATCATCGACCGCACTTTTGGACAAGTCCGCCTGCACGAACCAATTAAAGTGCAATGCATCCGCGAGTTGATGCAGAAACATTTTGATATTGACCGTTTGTTGTCGCAACTCGAGTTAAAGCCTGCAGTAGCTTTGCCTTAAAGGTTTTATGTATGAGATGCTTTTGGTTTTAGCTGTTGTCGTGCTGTTTCTCTCCGTCCTTTCGCCGTAACGTGCTGAGTCGCAGCAGCTAAGCCGAAGACGGGCATATTGCCATAAATTGCTTCGTAGTTGCCAGGTTCAATCAGGTACGTTTCGTGCCAAATTCCGACACTGCCATCGTTACCTACGGCGCGATGAAAGCGTTGCCATGCTGCTAGATGGGGATCGGCAGGATTCCTCGCAAAGCGCTCTAAATCTTCAAACGATCGCCAGTATTGAATGAGTCCCACACCCCGCCAATATAAAAAGCTTTCTCCCCCTAAAAATCCTTTTTCTGGATGCTGATAAAGCGTCCGCAGCATCGGTGTCATCGCCTGTGCTGTCGGAATCCATTTGGAAAAAGCAAAGAATTGATTGATGCGCATGCCAATTAGAAACACGACGAAGGGTTCGTCAACTTGCGCTGTATAGCGTCCTGGCATAACTTGAGCCATGAATATTCTCTCCTTGCGCTCAACTGGAGGCTTTTTATGCAATTAATTTATTATGTAATTAATTGCATATTTAGATTATATGCAATCTGTTGCATATGTCAAGGAAATTATTTACATGGCTTTAGCACACGCAATTTTGGCAGTTCTCGTTGATTGTCCGCATAGTGGTTACGACTTAGCAAAGCAATTTGATGGTTCTGTCGGCTTCTTTTGGGCGGCGAGTCATCAACAAATTTATCGGGAGTTGTCCAAACTCGAAGCGCAAGGCTGGCTAACGTGTGAAATCATTCCGCAAGAAGGACGTCCTGATAAAAAGCTGTATCACATTACCGAAACGGGGAAACAAGAACTACAAGCGTGGATTGCTCAACCTTGCGAACCAGCAGCAATTAAAGAAGATTTACTTGTCAAAATTTTTGCGGGTTATGTCGCGACTTCCCCCGAAATCATTTTGAATGAATTACAGCAGCACCGCCAAGCGCACTTAGAGAAACTATCGACGTACAAGGCTTTAGAGCAGCGCTATTTTCAAAATATACAATCGCTGTCTTTGCCCGCGAAGTTTCGCTATCTTACGCTACTCAAAGGTATTAGCTACGAGTCAGATTGGGTGGCTTGGTGCGATCGCGCAATTGAATTACTTCGTTAAATTGTAAATAACAGCGCTCGCGCTGTCTGTTAAAATAACTAGGTTGTTTAATCTGATTCCGTCTTTGAGTCAGTCTATCGATCTCGTCAACAACGTTGACACGTTAGCGCAAGAACTAGCTACGATTCAGCAAACAGGTGCTAAGCGAATCGCTCTGTTGGGTTCTCGTCACGTTCCTCTGACTCATCAGCATCTGATCGAAATGATGAGTTATGCTCTTGTATTATCTGGCAATCGGCTGATTACCTCTGGCGCAACCGGAACAAACTCGGCGGCGATTCGAGGCGCAATGCGGGCTGATGCTAATTTATTGACAGTTATTCTGCCCCAAAGCCTAGAACGCCAACCGCTAGAGTCACGACAGCAGCTCGAGCAGGTAATGCATTTGGTGGAAAATCCTAGCAATGATAATTTGTCTCTGGCAGAAGCAAGTGCGATCTGTAACCAAGAAATCATCTCGCGCTGTCAGCAGTTGATTTGCTTTGCGTTTCACGATAGCCGGACTTTGCTACAAACGTGCCGAGAGGCAGAGGATCAGCGCAAGGTAGTGACGCTATTCTATCTAGATTAAGGCTGTTAGTTATTCGCTCTTTTCAACTGGTAAAACATGAATTTATCGCAACTACCAGCTTCTACAGTTTTTTTGTATTGCATTGTTGCGGCGGCGATCCTCATCTATCTACCATTTTTAGTTGTCGGTTATGCGCGAGTACAAGTCGGCTACGATATCGCCGCACCCCGCGCTATGTTTGATAAATTGCCGCCTTATGCACAAAGGGCAACATGGGCGCATCAAAACTCTTTTGAAGCTTTCACGATCTTTGCCCCTGCTGCTTTGATGGCATACGTTACAGGCATAAATTCTAACTTAGCTGTTGGTGCGGCGATCGCTTTTGTGATTGCCCGCTTGTTCTATTCAGTTTTTTATATCGCCAATATTCCCGTCGGGCGATCGCTCATGTTTGCTGTTGGCTCGCTCTGTTCTGGTACGCTATTTGTTCTAAGTCTTCTGCACAATAATTAGGTGCGAGAAGCGAGTGACTAGTGTCAGAGAATGTTTATACGTAGTATTCTCCTCTGCGCCCTCTGTCTTACAACCCCCTTGCTTATGGCTGCTACATACTCTTTTGACATCGTTAGTGATTTTGACCGCCAAGAGTTAGTCAATGCGGTCGATCAAACTGTGCGCGACATCAAAAGTCGCTATGACTTGAAAGATACACAAACTACCGTAGAACTCGGTGATGAAGTTATCACAATTAACACTAACAGCGAGTTTACTCTAGAATCCGTCCACACAGTCTTGCGCGAAAAAGCTGCAAAGCGCCAGTTATCGATGAAAATCTTTGATTTTGGTAAAGTTGAATCTGCTAGTGGAAACCGCGTTCGCCAAGAAATTAAGCTCAAAAAAGGTATTAGCCAAGAGATTGGCAAGCAAATCTCCAAGTTAATTCGCGACGAATTTAAGAAGGTACAGGCTTCGATTCAAGGCGATGCGGTACGAGTTTCGAGTAAATCAAAAGATGACTTGCAAGCTGTTATGCAACGTTTGAAGCAAGAAGATTTTCCAGTAGCTTTGCAGTTTACTAACTACCGTTAAGGCAATCGCTATTTCATAACAAATCCTTAGTGTAAATTTTTTTGAATTATGTCTGAATAATTGTTCATATGTTATACTGAGATTCAGAGCTAGGAGAAAAAAATGACAACTGTAACTCAAATGAAGTGTGCGTGTGAAAATTGCTTGTGTATCGTTTCTCTAGAAGACGCTATCCAGAAAGACGGTAAGCCTTATTGCAGCGAAGCTTGTGCTAATGGTCACACAAGTGGTTCAGGTTGCGGTCACAGTGGTTGCGGATGCAGCTAAGATTTTATTTATAACCAAAGTATTGTGGAGTAATTTAGGGAGTAGGGAAAATGTTTCTACTCCTTTGTTGTGTTGATATGAAATTAACTTCTAATTCATTTCTTCGCGCATAAGAATCTATAGCCCACATCCAACTGATTGAGTTGATTCCGGTTTGAACTGCATGAGGATTAGCTAGAGCAAAAGCTGACTTACTTGCTCTAAATTGAGGATTTAAATAACTTTCAGGTCGTCTCCAACCTGTGGCTAAGAATATGTTTGATAAATCTGGTGGTAGCGTGAAAGGTTAAACATTAACCTATCTTGGGTCATTTGTTTAAGGAGAGATACAACGTCTTTTAAAGATGAGAAAAGACTTGTTTGTCATACTCCCAAATAAAAGGAAAATAATCATACAACCAAAATTTTTTGCCTGCGATCGCGTCAAAGGAAAAAATCATCACTTTCTTTTGAGCAATTCGGTTCATCTCGTAGAAAGCTGTTTTGAGATTCGAAAAATGGTGAATTGCTAGAAGACAAATGACAACGTCTACTGCATCGTCAGGTAAAGCAATTGCCTCAGCATAATTGTTCAGCCATTGCACTCATGGATGTGGTGTCATTGGCGATCGCATCGCAGCAGAAGGTTCAACCGCATAAACATGAAATCCGCGTTCAGCAAGCATCCAACTATAGCCACTTCTGGGTGCAACGAACTGTACTACAGAATCGACATCCGCATATCTGGAAGCCGAGAGCGAGTATACGATTGACCGATCGCGTCATAAATAGGCATGATGGGTTTTTGTAGGACATTAGGTAATAAAAGGTAATTATTTCGGTGCGATCGCTCCCCATCGCGCAGAAATTTTGCAAAATATATAGAAGTTGAATATTCTTAACTTAATTCTCAGCAATCAGACAGTTCGTCCCATTTGCTAGCGATATTTATATATGAACAGCCCTTTTTTGACTCGCCTTCATAGTCCAGAACGTCCTGTCATCGTCTTCGATGGCGCGATGGGAACAAACTTGCAAGCTCAAAATCTTACCGCAGCCGACTTTGGAGGAGCGCAGTACGAAGGGTGTAACGAATATTTAGTCCATACCAAACCCGAAGCTGTCGCCAAGGTGCACCGCGACTTTTTAGCAGCAGGTGCAGATGTTATCGAGACAGATACATTCGGTGGAGCGTCAATTGTTTTAGCAGAGTATGACCTAGCCGATCGAGCTTACTACTTAAACAAAAAAGCAGCAGAACTCGCAAAACAAGTCGCTGCAGAATTTTCTACTCCCGAAAAACCCCGCTTTGTTGCTGGTTCGATGGGACCAACGACCAAATTACCAACCCTAGGACACATCGACTTTGACACGATGCAAGCGGCTTTTGCCGAACAAGCCGAAGGATTATATGACGGCGGGGTTGATTTATTTATTATTGAAACGTGTCAGGACGTGCTGCAAATCAAAGCCGCATTAAACGCCGTTGAGTCGGTATTTCATCGCAAGAAAGAACGACGTCCCCTGATGGTATCAGTGACAATGGAGACGACTGGCACGATGCTGGTAGGCTCGGATATTGGTGCAGCGTTGACGATTTTAGAGCCATACCCAATTGATATTCTCGGTCTAAACTGCGCGACAGGTCCAGACCGGATGGCGGAACATATCAAGTATCTGTCGCAGCACTCGCCCTTTGTTGTTTCTTGTATTCCGAATGCTGGACTACCAGAAAACGTCGGCGGTCAAGCGCACTATCGACTCACGCCGATGGAATTGCGTATGGCGCTGATGCACTTTGTGGAAGATTTGGGCGTACAGGTCATTGGTGGCTGTTGCGGTACGCGTCCTGACCACATTCAACAACTAGCAGAAATTGCTGCAACGCTAAAACCAAAAGAACGGCATCCCAGTTATGAGCCAGCAGCAGCATCGATCTACAGCGCGCAACCTTACGACCAAGATAATTCGTTTTTGATTGTCGGTGAACGATTGAATGCGAGTGGTTCTAAGAAATGCCGCGAATTACTCAATGCGGAAGATTGGGATGGACTCGTGTCGATGGCAAAGGCACAGGTGAGAGAGGGCGCACACGTATTAGATGTCAACGTCGATTACGTGGGGCGCGATGGCGTACGGGATATGCATGAATTGGTATCTCGTTTAGTAACAAATGTTACATTGCCATTGATGCTCGACTCCACTGAATGGGAAAAGATGGAAGCGGGGTTAAAAGTTGCGGGTGGTAAGTGTCTGCTCAACTCGACGAACTACGAGGATGGAGAACCGCGCTTTTTCAAAGTGTTGGAGTTAGCAAAAAAATATGGCGCTGGTGTCGTTGTCGGTACGATTGATGAAGATGGCATGGCACGAACTGCCGAAAAGAAATTTGAAATTGCCCAACGCGCTTACAATCAAGCTGTGGAATACGGAATTCCACCAGCAGAAATCTTTTTTGATACCTTAGCGCTACCGATATCGACAGGAATTGAGGAAGATCGCGCTAATGGTAAAGCAACAATTGAAGCGATTCGCCGCATTCGGGAAGAATTACCAGGTTGTCATGTCATTTTAGGTGTTTCTAATATCTCCTTTGGTTTGAATCCTGCTGCGCGTGTCGTACTCAATTCGATGTTTCTGCATGAGGCAATGGCGGCGGGAATGGACGCAGCGATTGTAAGTGCAAGTAAGATTTTGCCGCTTGCGAAGATCGCGCCAGAGCATCAGGAAGTTTGTCGCAAGTTGATTTATGATGAGCGGCAATTTGATGGCGATATTTGCGTTTACGATCCTTTGGCAGAGTTAACGAAATTATTTGAAGGCGCAACAACGAAACGCGATCGCACAATTGACGAAAGTATCCCTATCGAAGAACGCCTCAAACGTCATATCATCGATGGTGAAAGAATCGGTTTAGAAGAACAGCTGCAAAAAGCGTTAGAAAAATACGCGCCGCTTGATATCATCAACAACTTCTTACTTGATGGCATGAAAGTTGTCGGCGATCTGTTTGGCTCTGGGCAAATGCAGCTACCTTTCGTGTTGCAATCGGCAGAGACAATGAAAGCCGCAGTCGCGTATCTTGAGCCATTTATGGAAAAGCAAGAAAGCGGCAATAACTCAAAAGGTACAGT is a window encoding:
- a CDS encoding DUF4188 domain-containing protein — protein: MAQVMPGRYTAQVDEPFVVFLIGMRINQFFAFSKWIPTAQAMTPMLRTLYQHPEKGFLGGESFLYWRGVGLIQYWRSFEDLERFARNPADPHLAAWQRFHRAVGNDGSVGIWHETYLIEPGNYEAIYGNMPVFGLAAATQHVTAKGRRETARQQLKPKASHT
- a CDS encoding YajQ family cyclic di-GMP-binding protein; translated protein: MAATYSFDIVSDFDRQELVNAVDQTVRDIKSRYDLKDTQTTVELGDEVITINTNSEFTLESVHTVLREKAAKRQLSMKIFDFGKVESASGNRVRQEIKLKKGISQEIGKQISKLIRDEFKKVQASIQGDAVRVSSKSKDDLQAVMQRLKQEDFPVALQFTNYR
- a CDS encoding glycosyltransferase family 2 protein, which codes for MPANSWAENDSYSELDALGSLLSELSEDESELEALQTTSLKTCGEGRRRKAAVVFIVVWSGTIALHLISFGFWLVLGLTTLWGIHTLRLVLARSRTQNAQADYLPSVSLLVAAKNEEAVIGNLVKTLCSLDYPVDRYEVWVIDDNSTDQTPALLEKLQQNYHKLKVLRRGAKASGGKSGALNQVLPLAKGEILAVFDADAQVTPDLLQRVLPLFQKRTVGAVQVRKAIANSHENFWTRGQMAEMAVDSYVQQQRVALGGIGELRGNGQFVRRQALERCGGWNEETITDDLDLTLRLHLDNWEIEFVSDPYVEEEGVTSAIALWHQRNRWAEGGYQRYLDYWRLILKSRIGAGKKFDLLMFMLIQYIVPIAQVPDLLMAIARNRLPVLTPLTSFTVTIFMIWMFLGLKRIRTLEDKLTWSALFVILLQTLRGTLYMCHWMVVMASTTARMSVRPKRLKWVKTVHQGNN
- a CDS encoding MAPEG family protein; its protein translation is MNLSQLPASTVFLYCIVAAAILIYLPFLVVGYARVQVGYDIAAPRAMFDKLPPYAQRATWAHQNSFEAFTIFAPAALMAYVTGINSNLAVGAAIAFVIARLFYSVFYIANIPVGRSLMFAVGSLCSGTLFVLSLLHNN
- a CDS encoding PadR family transcriptional regulator, producing the protein MALAHAILAVLVDCPHSGYDLAKQFDGSVGFFWAASHQQIYRELSKLEAQGWLTCEIIPQEGRPDKKLYHITETGKQELQAWIAQPCEPAAIKEDLLVKIFAGYVATSPEIILNELQQHRQAHLEKLSTYKALEQRYFQNIQSLSLPAKFRYLTLLKGISYESDWVAWCDRAIELLR
- the metH gene encoding methionine synthase gives rise to the protein MNSPFLTRLHSPERPVIVFDGAMGTNLQAQNLTAADFGGAQYEGCNEYLVHTKPEAVAKVHRDFLAAGADVIETDTFGGASIVLAEYDLADRAYYLNKKAAELAKQVAAEFSTPEKPRFVAGSMGPTTKLPTLGHIDFDTMQAAFAEQAEGLYDGGVDLFIIETCQDVLQIKAALNAVESVFHRKKERRPLMVSVTMETTGTMLVGSDIGAALTILEPYPIDILGLNCATGPDRMAEHIKYLSQHSPFVVSCIPNAGLPENVGGQAHYRLTPMELRMALMHFVEDLGVQVIGGCCGTRPDHIQQLAEIAATLKPKERHPSYEPAAASIYSAQPYDQDNSFLIVGERLNASGSKKCRELLNAEDWDGLVSMAKAQVREGAHVLDVNVDYVGRDGVRDMHELVSRLVTNVTLPLMLDSTEWEKMEAGLKVAGGKCLLNSTNYEDGEPRFFKVLELAKKYGAGVVVGTIDEDGMARTAEKKFEIAQRAYNQAVEYGIPPAEIFFDTLALPISTGIEEDRANGKATIEAIRRIREELPGCHVILGVSNISFGLNPAARVVLNSMFLHEAMAAGMDAAIVSASKILPLAKIAPEHQEVCRKLIYDERQFDGDICVYDPLAELTKLFEGATTKRDRTIDESIPIEERLKRHIIDGERIGLEEQLQKALEKYAPLDIINNFLLDGMKVVGDLFGSGQMQLPFVLQSAETMKAAVAYLEPFMEKQESGNNSKGTVVIATVKGDVHDIGKNLVDIILSNNGYKVVNLGIKQPVENIIDAYEQHKADCIAMSGLLVKSTAFMKENLEVFNQRGITVPVILGGAALTPKFVYEDCQQTYKGQVIYGKDAFSDLHFMDKLMPAKSQGNWDDLRGFLNGISSQNLEMTTPESEASTQDKETPVDNHQLPITTEVDTRRSEAVAVDIERPTPPFWGTKILQPEDIAWDELFWYLDLQALIAGQWQFRKPKEKSKEEYQAFLAQKVYPILESWKQRIVAENLLHPQAVYGYFPCQAVGNSLIVYDPNHKDTKEIARFEFPRQKSLRRLCIADFFAPQESGVIDVFPMQAVTMGNIATEFAQELFRANQYTDYLYFHGLAVQMAEALAEWVHARIRRELGFGAEEPDNIRDVLAQRYRGSRYSFGYPACPNIQDQYKLLELLGSDRINLHMDESEQLYPEQSTTAIIAYHPVAKYFSA
- a CDS encoding class I SAM-dependent methyltransferase, giving the protein MQWLNNYAEAIALPDDAVDVVICLLAIHHFSNLKTAFYEMNRIAQKKVMIFSFDAIAGKKFWLYDYFPFIWEYDKQVFSHL
- the ebsA gene encoding type IV pilus biogenesis protein EbsA, with translation MSIEQLQPASLQEVRVYQPYFQGNKRNTLPLAISLYKQGVLQGQRNIEGGDSIPFVATWNVSTLPADLTRCRMQFDGKADLSYEVMMSSSELVDFLIDTILHFKRTNTVDFTKAFYRKLLRFDD
- a CDS encoding DNA recombination-mediator protein A; the encoded protein is MSQSIDLVNNVDTLAQELATIQQTGAKRIALLGSRHVPLTHQHLIEMMSYALVLSGNRLITSGATGTNSAAIRGAMRADANLLTVILPQSLERQPLESRQQLEQVMHLVENPSNDNLSLAEASAICNQEIISRCQQLICFAFHDSRTLLQTCREAEDQRKVVTLFYLD
- a CDS encoding phosphotransacetylase family protein, which codes for MPNAKYLLIGSIEAYSGKSATVLGLSEQLKHTKLDLAYGKPLGNWVNDSEESPIDADVQFVNQILRLPENRLLPSLLTLNETTIQKRLCGEDTTDYQHLAAVQYQHSKGDLVILEGPGNLEEGSLFGLSLLEVAKIVDAKVLLVTRYKSVFLVEALLAAKQRLGDRLIGVLLNDIAPEQMQTVNTEVRAFLEKQGIPVLGTLPKNNLLRSVSVAELVEHLNAEVLCRPDRLDLMVESLAIGAMNVNAALKYFRRRQNMAVVTGGDRVEIQLAALESSTQCLILTGQLPPPPFILAKAEDLEIPILSVDLDTLSTVEIIDRTFGQVRLHEPIKVQCIRELMQKHFDIDRLLSQLELKPAVALP
- a CDS encoding metallothionein, which produces MTTVTQMKCACENCLCIVSLEDAIQKDGKPYCSEACANGHTSGSGCGHSGCGCS